One Kitasatospora sp. MAP12-44 DNA segment encodes these proteins:
- a CDS encoding TlpA disulfide reductase family protein: protein MSGTSHPRPSAGRTPTRLRLAAALVATAAALTLAGCSSSGSSGGGDAQAGFVIGSGGIDTAPVADRQPAPAISGKTLEGANAALSDYRGKIVVLNIWGSWCSPCRAEAKGLEQVYQQFQGQGVQFLGINTRDTSITNAKQFEDVSGITYPSLYDPDGTQILKFPKGSLNPQSIPTTIVIDRQGRLAARAMKALSADDLTAMLTPILAEPKS from the coding sequence ATGTCTGGTACGTCGCACCCCCGGCCCTCGGCCGGGCGGACCCCCACCCGCCTGCGTCTTGCCGCGGCTCTGGTCGCCACCGCCGCCGCCCTCACGCTCGCCGGCTGCAGCTCGTCGGGCTCCTCGGGCGGCGGTGACGCGCAGGCCGGCTTCGTGATCGGCAGCGGCGGTATCGACACCGCGCCCGTCGCCGACCGCCAACCGGCCCCCGCCATCTCGGGCAAGACCCTGGAGGGCGCCAACGCCGCCCTCTCCGACTACCGCGGCAAGATCGTCGTCCTCAACATCTGGGGCTCCTGGTGCTCGCCCTGCCGGGCCGAGGCCAAGGGCCTCGAGCAGGTCTACCAGCAGTTCCAGGGCCAGGGTGTGCAGTTCCTCGGCATCAACACCCGGGACACCAGCATCACCAACGCCAAGCAGTTCGAGGACGTGAGCGGGATCACCTACCCGAGCCTGTACGACCCGGACGGCACCCAGATCCTCAAGTTCCCCAAGGGCAGCCTGAATCCGCAGTCCATCCCGACCACCATCGTGATCGACCGCCAGGGCCGGCTCGCCGCGCGGGCGATGAAGGCGCTCTCCGCCGACGACCTGACCGCGATGCTCACGCCGATCCTGGCGGAGCCGAAGTCGTGA